The nucleotide window TCATCTCTCCCCACGGCTCTCCTTCGAACCGCTTTCGATGAGCTTTTTGGTGAGCAGCACCAGGCCTATTTGTTGCGACCATTCCGACACGAGGTTGCTGACCACCGTTCCCCACTTACTTTCCGGGTCGACCCTCAGGTACAGGACGATCCAGCCTACCCCGGTCACTACTAGAAAGATGGTGAGCGAGTGCTCGTGCAGGATCTCCATGAATTTGTTGCGGTATTCCCGGCGGGGCTGGCGGCTCTCCTGCGATCCTTTCTCGAAAAACCATTTCGTGGCCAGGATGGTGATGACCACGCCGGTCCAGTCCGCGATGGCATTGCCGTAGAACGAGCCAATGTGAGAATGGGGATCGGAGCAGATGTACAGCACGATCCACAGGCAGAGAATTGCGGCGGCGGCAAGGCTCAGGGAATGCCGCTTCCAGAACGGCGCGTCGTGGCCGTGTGTCATGACTCTGCGTCCCATGCCCCTGCTCCCCCCATATCCAGCGACTATAAGGACTGCTTCTGTCTCCCTATGCGGTTCAGCGGCGAGGAGAAGACTGAGTATTTCGTAGTGATTCCAGGCGAGGCACTACGAACCAAAGAAAGTAGTACACGCATAACAGTATGACCGAGAGCAGCAGGCCGGTTACTGCATCATGCACAATGATTTTCGAAACCAGGTAGAAATCGAAGCAGATCCCGAGCATGAGCGGAAACATCGACCATAACAGCAACCGGGACGCGATTCCGATGAAATCCTGCGAGACCTTCTGCGGCCCGACCTGGCGGTGGTAGGCAGCCGGTGCCATTACCAGTGCGACAGCAACTCCCACCAATCCGATGGCACTCAGATGCAGGAGTTGCTCGCCCCTCTGCAGTTTTTGTTCGAACCCCGGATTGAAGACGACAATGAGCTGAAAACCGAACAGCGCCTGGATACCCGGCAGTACCATGCGGCATTCTTTCAGCAGGTGCGTAACGGCTTCTGGCATCGGCAATTGTTCTTTCTGCTGCTCTCCCATATGCACGCCTTCCGGTTCAAGCGTCAGTATTGTATCAACTGCTTCCCCGGTGGGACGTGCCGCCTTGATGAGGCTCGGGAACTTTTGCCCCCTTTTTCCGCGCCTTGGAAAGGCCGATGGCAACGGCCTGCTTTCTGTCAGTCACCTTTTTCCCGGATGTGCCGCTCTTGAGCTCTCCCTTTTTATATTCCTCCATTGTCTGTTCAACCGTTTCCTGCGCTTTCTTTCCGTATTTCGCCATGGCGAGCCTCCTCCGAATATGTCTTCTCTCCGCGTACATGCCTCACCTGTCTAAAGCGTATAACGGCAGGGAGGCATGTCAACGTACGTCAGCAGGCTGTTCGGGGGCAGAAAATAACGATGGCTGTTTCCCGTTCGAGAAACAGCCATGTCATTGTACCGCGTATGCCCTGTCTTTACGTTTGAAACCGTCTTGGGAAATACCGGCGGAGGTTTCCAGTGGAGTGGTTTTCCGATTCAGCCTCCGTCAGAAAACTGTCTATCCGTAGATCTCCCGCTTGGCAATGGCATACATTTTCTTGAAGCTCTCCAGGCCGAACCGGCAGGCGGCAAAGGCATCGTCGCTGCTGGGGGAGGCGACTCCCACCAGGGATATGATCTCGCCCACCTTCACTGTGCCGCTCCGGCGCAGCAGAAGCACTTCGTGAAGCCGCCAGCCCTCTTTCATGGAGAACTCTATTGCCTTCAGGTTTTCCTCCACATCACCGACGGCCTGGTACTCGATGCCGGTGGTGATTCCGTTTTCGGATGCCTGCTGCTTGACGACGGCGTAATGGAGCAGCACGGAACCGTTGCGGCCATCCTCAGAAATCCGGAGCAATTCGTGGGCAGCGGCGGGGTCGATGGGATCGGGAGTGAATGAAACCATGGCGTATCCTTATTGTTAATTTCGGCGACTATCACATTCCTGCGCCAGCTCTGGCAAGAAAAAATATGGAGGCAGTCGCATCCATACCGGGAGGTCCGGCAGGCATCCGTAATGCGTGGGGACACGACGGCAAACACTTGACCGACAGGGGCGTCGCTCTGCCGATCAGGTGAGAACGGGCATGCCGATCAGGTCGAGCAGGCCGATAAAGTTGCCGAGCGCAGTGGGCCGGTCCCCGTGGTTTCCGGTGACGGAGTCAGTCCCGTCCGCACCGAAATCCGGAAGCATCGCCTTGCGCATCCAGGGGGGAGGAGCGCTCCGCAGCACTTCCTGCAGTCTGTGAATGACCTCTTCCACACTGACCCAGCCATTGGTTTTCTGGGGATGGACATTGTGGGCAATCAGTTTGGCTGCCGCAGGGCCGCTGATCTGCGTGGCAAAGACCATGGTGCATTCCTTGAGCGCCTCGGCCCTCGCCGCGATGCGATCATCTTCGCTGCCTGCCTCTGTTCCGACATGAACACTTGTGACGTAATAGGACTCGTGGGTGCCGATATCCCAGACCGAGAAGCTGCCGGAGGTACGAAAATTTCCGTCTATGGTTGCGCCTGTCGAGGTCGTGAATGCTACTTTCATGGAAATCCTTACTGCGCATGCTGCGAAGCTTCATGTTGTGGTCGCACCGGTCTCATTCAATTACCGGCTGCCATCAGCTCGTTGTATAGTCCGCTACACGATGCATGCCAAACAAGGGCTGCGGGGGACGGCGCACGCCGACTGCATATGTTGCATTTCTGACTGCCGGCCTGATGCCTCGTGCTGATTTTGGAGGCATCACCCGAAGACTCCTGCACCTTTTCGCAGCAGCCCCGCTGCTCTCCTTTGCCACGCCGTTCATCAGGCTCCGCACCCCTTCAGTCGGTTATGTCGCCGCTCATCTCGCCGATGTAACCTTTTTTCTGAAAATTCGTCATACTATAAGGAGAGCCCGGATGAAAGGAGGCTCGTCATGAAAAAACTCATTCGAATTTCGCTACTCTTCGTTGCACTGCTTATGGCGTTCGCCATGCCCGGCCACGCCAGTGGAAACTGGCACGGCGGAGGCGGGCACGGTCACGCAGCCTGGCACGGCGGCGGCCATGGTGGCCACGGCGGTGTCCACTTCCACGGGGGTGTGGGTGTGGGATTCTATTATCCCTTTTACTCGTACTATCCTTACAATTACTACCCCTATCCCTACTCTGTGGTGGTGATCCCGGAGACCCAGACCTATGCTCCGCAGTCGGCAACCCCCGGCTACCTGTACTACTGCCGGGAATCGGGAGCATACTATCCCACTGTGACGCAATGTCCGGGCGAGTGGATGAGGGTCGTTCCTTCGCCTCCGCAGTAGCCGTGGGATATCATCCGGAACGTGACCGGACTTTATCGAAGGGAGGCCCGCCATGAAAAGGGTTTTTCGTATTATGGTACTTGCCGGGGCATTGCTCATGGCGCTCAGTGCGCCGAGCCACGCCCATGGTGGTTGGGGGTGGGGCTTGTGGCCCCTGGGCATAGGGTTGGGGATTGGTCTGGGGGTGGCGTCGCAACCGCACTATTACTACCCGTACTATTCCTATCCGGCACCCGTGGGGCCGATGCCGGGACAGCAGGTATACGTTCCGCAGCAACCGGCATCAGCGTACTGGTATTACTGCAGGGAAGCGGGGGGGTATTACCCCTATGTCAGACAATGTCCCACCGGATGGATGAAGGTGGTTCCTTCTCCTCCCCCTCCGCCACAATAGCTGGCCTGCACAGGTTTCAGGAAAAGGGGTAGGGGAGACCTGAGGACCTGTCAAAGGCTGGGCGTCACAGAAGAAGGGAGTTGCGACAATGCTCGCAGCTCCCTTCTTCTATGGATCGGCCGAATCCGTCCAGAGCCGGTTCTGCCGGTTTTCCGCCAACAAAAAAGGGGAGGCCGAAGCCTCCCCCATTACATACCAGTGCATCAAACTCAGTGATCGATGGCCTTGGCCATGCCGAGGCCGGTGTTCTGGCGGACATAGACCTCGTCGAACATCTCTTCGGAACGACGGTTCGGGAAGGCCAGGCAGCCGAGAATGGCGGCCAGGAAGCCCAGCGGGATCGAGATGATGCCCGGGTTCTTCAGCTTCAGCAGCGGAGCGTCAAGACCCATGATGGACTTGCCGTCCTTGTTCTTCTCGTAATCGGCCTTGGCCTTTTCAAGGGCCTTGGCATCCTTCTCGTCAAGCTGGGCGCCCGGAGGCAGGGCAGCCTGCTTCTTCTCCATGGCGGTAATCACCTTCTGGGCGCCGGCAGCGACCACCTTGGGATAGGTCATGTTGGGGGAAACCATGACCAGGCCGATGGAGGCGACAGTGCCGACCACCAGGCCGGAGATGACGCCGGCAGTGTTGAACTTGCGCCAGAAGAGCGACAGCACTACCACCGGCAGGTTGCCGGAGGAGGCCACGGCAAAGGCCAGGGCCACCAAGTGGGCGACGTTCTGCTTTTCGGCGGCGATGCCGATGACGATGCCGACGGCGCCGACCACGAAGGAGGTGATGCGGGCAGCCGTGACCTGCTCGTGCTGGTCGGCATGGCCGTTTTTGATCACGTTGACGTAGATGTCGTGGGCAATGGCGGCCGAAGCAGCCAGCACCAGGCCGGAGACGACCGCCAGGATGGTGGCGAAGGCGACCGAGCAGAGGAAGGCTAGGAAGATATCGCCGAGAATCGGAGAAATATCGGCACCCAGCTGCTGGGCCAGCATCAGGGTGGCCATGTTGCCGCCCGGATCGACGGCGATGATGCCCTGCGGGGTCAGGTTGATGGCAGCGCCGAAGCCGAGCAGGGTAGTCAGGACGTAGAAGGCGCCGATGATGAACATGGCGATGATAACGGACTTACGTGCGGCCTGAGCGGTCGGCACGGTGAAGAAGCGCATCAGGATGTGCGGCATGCCGGCGGTACCGAGTACCAGGGCCATACCGAGCGAGATCTGGTCGAGCGGCGACTTCATGAACAGGGCCGGCTCAAGGAAGCGCTGTCCTGCTTCGGCGCCCGCCAGGGTGATGCCGTCCTTCAGCACCATTTTGGAAACGTGATCCTGGATGTCCGGGTTGTTGACGATCATGTCGAAGAAGCCGAGCGGGTTGAAGCCGGCTTTCATCATGACCAGGAACGAGAGCAGGAAGGCGCCGCTCATGAGCAGGCCGGCCTTGATGATCTGAACCCAGGTGGTGGCGGTCATGCCGCCGAAAACGACGTAGCCGACCATCAGGACGCCCACGCCGATAACGGACTGCTTGTAGGTCACACCGACCAGCAGGGCCATCAGCTTGCCTGCGCCGACCATCTGTGCGGTCAGGTAGAAGGTGGAGACCGCCACGGTGGAGAGGGCAGCCACGGCGCGGACCGGCTTGGGATCGGTGCGGAAGGAGAGGATATCCCCCAGGGTGTACTTGCCGGCGTTGCGGCAGGGCTCGGCCACGATCAGGAGCACGGTGATGTAGGCCACCAGCCAGCCGACGGAGTACATGAACCCGTCATAGCCGTACAGGGAGATCATGCCGGAAATCCCGAGGAAAGAGGCAGCTGACATGTAGTCGCCGGCAATGGCCCAGCCGTTCTGGGTGCCGGTGATGCCGCCGCCGGCGGCGTAGAAGTCGGCGGCCGACTTGGTCTGCCGGGCGGCCCAGACAACGACCCCCATGGTAATGCCGATGATCACGGCAAAGAGGGACAGGGTGATGGCCTTGTTGGCCTTGAGCTCTTTTTTCTTAACGGGAGCGGCCGGTGCCGGTGCGGCAGCAGGGGCTGCCGTCTGGGGAGCGGCTGCTGTTACAGCCGGTGCGGCGGCAACAGGTGCTGCGCCGGGAGCGGCGGAATCTTTTTTCGGCTCTTCAGCAAAGGCGGCTGTGGCGACTGAGAGAGTCATGGTTGCAGCGATGATGAATTTCTTGAACGTCAAGGTCGTATCCTCCTTTGCTAGGCGTGAAGTTCGTCGACCAGTTCCCTGGTAAGGCGGTCGAAATCCTTGTTGGCAACGTGGGCGTAGTACAGCGCCAGTCCCCAGGAAACGAAGAACTGGGACAGGGCGAAAACGTAGCCGAAGTTGATGACGCCGATGACCTTGATCTTGAACAGACCCGGGGCAAAGGCGGCTCCGATGGGGAGCAGGAAATAGTAGACGCTGGAGAAGATCCACCAGCCGAAGAGGAAGGCGGATTTCTTGTGGTGAAGCTCGATGAACTTCGGATTTTTTGCGATTGCGGACCAATCATACTGCTTTTCTGCCATGGTGTTCTCCCTTCATTGATGTGTGAAACAGATGCTAAAGGCCGGACCTCCTTTCATGATATGTGTTCTTATCCCGTAGCACAGGGTGTGTATCCGAATTTTTGGGAAATAAGTGCCGCCGCTTCGGTCAGGGAGGGGACAATCTCGTTCTCCATGCGCTCCTGGACCATTCGAAACGACGGTGCCAGCAGGGTGATGGCGCCGATTACCTTGCCGGCATAATCCTTGATGGCCACCGCCACACTGTTGATCCCGTCGCCCAGTCCGTTGCAGTCCGTTGCCACTCCGCCATTGGCGCGGATCACCAGCAGTTCGGAAGCCAGCTTTTCCGGATCGGGCACTTTCTTCGCTTTGCCCTGCTTTTTGCTGGACAGCCACTCGATCAGCTCCCTCGATTCCAGCGCCTTGATCACCTTGCCGGATGCATTGGTGAAAAAGGGGAACTTCCTGCCCACCAGCGGCACCGCCTTGATTTGCTGCTCGCAATCGACCATGTCGAGGAACAGCACGTCGTCCCCCTTGATGACCGTCATGTAGACCGCTTCGTCGTGCCGCCGGGCAAGATTTTCCATGACGGGATGCGCAAGATTGATGACGCTGGAATGCTTCAGCATCTTCTGCGCGAGGGAGACGGAGCTGTAGCCGAGTTCATAACAGCCGGTAACCTCATCGCGTTCGATCAGCCCCTTTTCGCAGAGAGTCATCAGGATCCGGAAGGCCTTGTTCCTGGTCATGCCCGCCTTGGCAGCCAGATGCGGCAGGTCGGCAGGCCCTTGGTGAGCCGATAGGAGCTCCAGTAATTCGAATGCTTTGGTGACGATTTGAACCGTATATATGGAATTTCCCACCTTCATGACAACACTCCGAGCAACCCTTTGTGGCACATATGTTTTGATAACATAACTTTTTTATAAAAATATTTTGTATTCAAATTGAAATAGACATAACAGTTTTATATTTTTGATGCAAGATGAATTTTGTTGGGAAATGGAATGAAATTTAAAATATGGAAAAGTCAATCATAATCATGATATATAGGTGGCAACATACTCATATGAACTGAAAGGTAATTTGAAATTTCTTTTTATTATGCTCGCAAGGGGGATGCATGGAATCTACACCAGCGTTGGTGTCCGACATCGTAGACAGTCTGCGGCGCATGTTTCAGGTCATCAATGAACAGTCGAAAAAAGCCGAGCATGAAACAGGGTTAACCGGTCCGCAGCTCTGGGCGATCAAGGTGATTGCGGAATCCGCCCCCATCAAAGTTTCGGACCTGGCCCGCAAGATGTATCTGCATCCCGCCACAGTGGTTGGCATCATCGACAGGCTCGAAACACGGGAACTTGTTGAGAGAAGGCGATCGAAAGAAGACCGGCGGGTGGTTGAGATTGCGCTTACGGACAACGGCAGGGAAAAGGTGAGCAAATCCCCCGAAGTGGCTCAGGGACTGCTGGTGAAAGGGTTGGAGGCGCTGAGTGAACAGAAACTGAAAAATATCTCCGATGGGCTGGAACAGTTGGTAGAAATACTGGGAGCCCAGGAAATCCCTCCGCAACTGATGTTGTCATGCGAAGTGAATCTTCCCCAGAAAAACATCAAGACAGAGTAGGCTCGCAGTTCTTGTCCTGCCCGGCATGCGCCGGGCGGTCGGAAGTGCGCGCAACAGCGGGTACGGCACCAGCCGTGTAGTGGCCGGCAGATGCCGTACCCGCCGCGTAACGCTCAGGTCATTTCTTCCTGGCCGGTTTTGCCTTGCTGGCTGGGGCCTTTTTCCCTTTGCCAGGGGACTTGTGCGCCTTCTTTTTCAGGGGCTGGGAATCGCTCTGAAGGCTGCTAAGCAGCAGTTGCGGTTCCGGGAGGGTAGGGTCCGCCTTTTTGGATGCTTCGAGCATGGCTTTCGCATCGGATAATCTGCCGGTTTTCATAAGAACCCGCCCAAGGGCCAGAAGCATCCTGGCATGGTCGGGCTGCAGCGCGAGCGCCGCCTTGTATTCGGATATGGCCGGATCGTACTCTCTTTTGAATTCGTAGACCAGTCCCAGGCGGTAATGGCGCTGAGGATCGCCCGGAGCCTGGTCCAGCCAGTCTTTTACGAACCCGGTGAGGTCATCGTAGCGTTTCTGCTTGACGTACAGCGTGATCAGGCCGTTGCGGGCCACTTCGTCCTCGCTCTGCAGCCGGAGGACTTCTTTGTAATGATGTTCTGCTTTGGCGGTCTGGCGGTCGCGCGAGAATATCCGGGCCAGTTCCCGATGCCCTTCCAACATGTCCGGATCGAGTCGTACCGCCGTTTCATATTCGCTGACGGCCTGTTTCGGCTCCTTCAGGCGATCATACACCTTCCCCAGGTTCAGGTGATACAGGGGGGTGTCGCCTCTGAGGCGGATCAGTTCCCGGTACTGCTCGGCCGCTTCTGCAAAACTGCCCCGCCAGGTGTATATCTCCGCCAGCTTGCGATGGGCGTTCACCTGGTCGGGGTCATGGGTGATGCATGAACGGTAGGCGGCGATGGCCTCATCGAGCCGTCCGCTCCGCTCGTGGAGCATGCCCAGATCGTTGAATACGGCGCCATCGGCCGAACCTGCCTTGATCAGGGGGGTAAGTGTGACAAGTGCTTCGTCGTCACGGCCAGCCGACATCTGGGCCCTGCCCAGTTTGTGCTGGATCGCGGGCCAGGCCGGGCGCCCCTTGAGGGCCGTCTGGTAGGCAGCTATGGCCTGTCCGTACTCCCGGGCCTTCAGGTATTCATCGCCTTTGCGGACAAAGTCATCGGGGTTGATGGTGACATCCACCCCTGCTGCAAGATATTCCTCGCGCGCCGCGTCACGCTCCCCCTTTTCCATCAGCACCTCTGCCAGCAGCAGGTGCCCTTCCTTGTCCGATGTTTTGCTTAGGTGTGACCGCAACTCATCGATGGCCCGGTCGAGGCGGCCGGTTTTCCGGTAGACATCCGCCAGCCCCAGCCGGAACTTCGCTTCCTCGGGTTTCAGTGCCTTCAGGCGGATGAACTCTTCCTCGGCCTTGTCGAACTGCTTCAGCTCAAGGCAGGCCTCCGCCCGGCCGGTATGCAGATCGACATCGTCGGGAAAGGCCTTCAAAGCCTGGTCGTAATGGAAAAGAGCAAGGGCGGGAAGATCGCCGTCGTTGGTGATGTCGGCGAGGGCGCGGTGGTAGCGCGGATCGGGGGGCCCCATGATGCCTCTGGTCAATTCCGCTGCGGCCTCCTGATCGAGCCCCTTTTCGTGCAGCAGCAGGCCGAGATTGCCGTGGGCCTCGGCTATGGTGTCGTCCTTTGCCAGAACCTCGCGGTATCGGGCAATGGCGGCATCCGGTTTTTCCGTCAGGGCGCGGATGAACAGCCCGGCAGCACCGTCGGGGCACGCCTTGAGAATGGACGCTGCCATTTTCTCGCGCTTGAGAGGATCAGCGACTTTCGCAAGCATATCGAGACTCGTACGGGCCTCCTTGCAGGGATCGGTTTTTCCCCAGCCAAAGCCGCAGCAGAGCGGGATCAGGGCCAGCAGCATGCCGTTTCTGAGCGATATTGAGGAGCGGTTGTTCATAGCTCTCTCTCCAGGAAAAGGAAGAACCTGTTGAGCACTTCCCTGGCTTTGCCGGCCACGGCCTTGCCGTCACGCCAGTTGAAACCCTCGGACGGAGGGGACCAGACCTGGGTGACGCTACTGAGGGGAACGTTCCTGCGAAAGCCCAACTGGAAGTATTTGTCCGTTACGCCGCAACAGACGGCGCGCCTCCATTCGCTCTCGCTTTTGGGGTTCCACCTGTTTTTATACTCTTCGAACGACATCTCCCCGCCGAAATTCATCTCGCTGACGTCGATGCCGGTGGCATTGCCGTGCCGGTCCCGGAGCACCTTTTCCACGTATGCCACATGCCAGTAATTGCCGAGATCGAACAGGGCCACATCTCCCTCCGATACCCCTGAAACCGCCTCGTTTTTGAGCTCCGTTATTTCTGCATGATCCTTTGGGATTGGAAACAGCGGTACTCTGGATTTGACGTAATCAACGCAGTATCCCCCCTTTTTTACCCAGTCGTCACAGGTGCAGCCGGCATGGCAATAGGTGCCTGCCAATAAGAGGGTTGCTGCAATTATTGAAATTCTTTTCATATCAGCCTCTGAATGTCTCGATTCGCTCGTGCCCTGTCCGGGACGTCGACTCTGCGGGAACGGTTCTTCGCCTGCAGAGCCACGGCCGACGACAGGCGCACGTCATTGCCACTGTCGCGTAAAACAGAGCACTTCGGATTGAAGCAATTCCGGAAAAAGCGGATCCCGGACACGCGGATACAGGTCCGGTGCAGGATCCGACGGATTCTGGGGTTGCCGCTTTAGGCGGGAGAGACTGGGGCCGGTGGGGCTCGGGGAGCGGTTTGGTTCAGGGATGGCAGCGGCAGGGATACCGAGCGGATCGGCAGTGCTTCGGAGAGGTATACTTCCGCGGGATGGAAATCGAGAGCGGATCGATGCGGTACAACGGGATCGCTGTCGAATTTGACGACGGTCTTCAGGACCGAGCGGGTGGGGTTCTTGTCCAGAACGGCGCGTCGCAGCGGTTTGGGCTTGTGA belongs to Geobacter sp. SVR and includes:
- a CDS encoding DUF6496 domain-containing protein, which gives rise to MAKYGKKAQETVEQTMEEYKKGELKSGTSGKKVTDRKQAVAIGLSKARKKGAKVPEPHQGGTSHRGSS
- a CDS encoding DUF485 domain-containing protein is translated as MAEKQYDWSAIAKNPKFIELHHKKSAFLFGWWIFSSVYYFLLPIGAAFAPGLFKIKVIGVINFGYVFALSQFFVSWGLALYYAHVANKDFDRLTRELVDELHA
- a CDS encoding IclR family transcriptional regulator, which encodes MKVGNSIYTVQIVTKAFELLELLSAHQGPADLPHLAAKAGMTRNKAFRILMTLCEKGLIERDEVTGCYELGYSSVSLAQKMLKHSSVINLAHPVMENLARRHDEAVYMTVIKGDDVLFLDMVDCEQQIKAVPLVGRKFPFFTNASGKVIKALESRELIEWLSSKKQGKAKKVPDPEKLASELLVIRANGGVATDCNGLGDGINSVAVAIKDYAGKVIGAITLLAPSFRMVQERMENEIVPSLTEAAALISQKFGYTPCATG
- a CDS encoding molybdenum cofactor biosynthesis protein MoaE → MVSFTPDPIDPAAAHELLRISEDGRNGSVLLHYAVVKQQASENGITTGIEYQAVGDVEENLKAIEFSMKEGWRLHEVLLLRRSGTVKVGEIISLVGVASPSSDDAFAACRFGLESFKKMYAIAKREIYG
- a CDS encoding DUF6328 family protein yields the protein MGEQQKEQLPMPEAVTHLLKECRMVLPGIQALFGFQLIVVFNPGFEQKLQRGEQLLHLSAIGLVGVAVALVMAPAAYHRQVGPQKVSQDFIGIASRLLLWSMFPLMLGICFDFYLVSKIIVHDAVTGLLLSVILLCVYYFLWFVVPRLESLRNTQSSPRR
- a CDS encoding cation acetate symporter, producing MTLSVATAAFAEEPKKDSAAPGAAPVAAAPAVTAAAPQTAAPAAAPAPAAPVKKKELKANKAITLSLFAVIIGITMGVVVWAARQTKSAADFYAAGGGITGTQNGWAIAGDYMSAASFLGISGMISLYGYDGFMYSVGWLVAYITVLLIVAEPCRNAGKYTLGDILSFRTDPKPVRAVAALSTVAVSTFYLTAQMVGAGKLMALLVGVTYKQSVIGVGVLMVGYVVFGGMTATTWVQIIKAGLLMSGAFLLSFLVMMKAGFNPLGFFDMIVNNPDIQDHVSKMVLKDGITLAGAEAGQRFLEPALFMKSPLDQISLGMALVLGTAGMPHILMRFFTVPTAQAARKSVIIAMFIIGAFYVLTTLLGFGAAINLTPQGIIAVDPGGNMATLMLAQQLGADISPILGDIFLAFLCSVAFATILAVVSGLVLAASAAIAHDIYVNVIKNGHADQHEQVTAARITSFVVGAVGIVIGIAAEKQNVAHLVALAFAVASSGNLPVVVLSLFWRKFNTAGVISGLVVGTVASIGLVMVSPNMTYPKVVAAGAQKVITAMEKKQAALPPGAQLDEKDAKALEKAKADYEKNKDGKSIMGLDAPLLKLKNPGIISIPLGFLAAILGCLAFPNRRSEEMFDEVYVRQNTGLGMAKAIDH
- a CDS encoding MarR family winged helix-turn-helix transcriptional regulator — encoded protein: MESTPALVSDIVDSLRRMFQVINEQSKKAEHETGLTGPQLWAIKVIAESAPIKVSDLARKMYLHPATVVGIIDRLETRELVERRRSKEDRRVVEIALTDNGREKVSKSPEVAQGLLVKGLEALSEQKLKNISDGLEQLVEILGAQEIPPQLMLSCEVNLPQKNIKTE
- a CDS encoding NifB/NifX family molybdenum-iron cluster-binding protein; amino-acid sequence: MKVAFTTSTGATIDGNFRTSGSFSVWDIGTHESYYVTSVHVGTEAGSEDDRIAARAEALKECTMVFATQISGPAAAKLIAHNVHPQKTNGWVSVEEVIHRLQEVLRSAPPPWMRKAMLPDFGADGTDSVTGNHGDRPTALGNFIGLLDLIGMPVLT
- a CDS encoding tetratricopeptide repeat protein, producing MNNRSSISLRNGMLLALIPLCCGFGWGKTDPCKEARTSLDMLAKVADPLKREKMAASILKACPDGAAGLFIRALTEKPDAAIARYREVLAKDDTIAEAHGNLGLLLHEKGLDQEAAAELTRGIMGPPDPRYHRALADITNDGDLPALALFHYDQALKAFPDDVDLHTGRAEACLELKQFDKAEEEFIRLKALKPEEAKFRLGLADVYRKTGRLDRAIDELRSHLSKTSDKEGHLLLAEVLMEKGERDAAREEYLAAGVDVTINPDDFVRKGDEYLKAREYGQAIAAYQTALKGRPAWPAIQHKLGRAQMSAGRDDEALVTLTPLIKAGSADGAVFNDLGMLHERSGRLDEAIAAYRSCITHDPDQVNAHRKLAEIYTWRGSFAEAAEQYRELIRLRGDTPLYHLNLGKVYDRLKEPKQAVSEYETAVRLDPDMLEGHRELARIFSRDRQTAKAEHHYKEVLRLQSEDEVARNGLITLYVKQKRYDDLTGFVKDWLDQAPGDPQRHYRLGLVYEFKREYDPAISEYKAALALQPDHARMLLALGRVLMKTGRLSDAKAMLEASKKADPTLPEPQLLLSSLQSDSQPLKKKAHKSPGKGKKAPASKAKPARKK